TGACTCTGGTGGCAGTCGATCGGGAAAAAGGCAAAATTCTGCGTCGTTTGCCGGCGACGGTGGAAACTGCACTGACGCGCTTGGCTGGCAAAGCTTTCTAGCGCATTTAACCACGCTTGAATACAAGTGAATACAAGCCAAGCGCGCCGCCCTGAATGATTTTCGGGCGGCGCGCTTGCTACAAGCTGATGGTGCTCAGTTCAGGCTACAAGCGAGGCCTAGACCGCTTGCAGGGTCGGCAAAGCGCGCTTGTACGCTTCGTCGAGGACCTCAGAGAGGGTTGGATGAGTGTGCACCAAGAAGGCCAAATCGCTGACAGACTGGCGCTGGGCGATCGCGTTGGCCGCCTCATGGATCAAGTCAGCGGCGTGGGGACCGATGATGTGCACGCCGAGGACTTCGCCGGTGTCTTGGCGATAGATGACCTTCGCCATCCCCTCGGCTTCGCCTTCCGCGATCGCCTTGGAGTTGCCCTTGAAGTGCGATCGCACCACATTCACCTCAAACCCTTCAGCGCTGCCCAGCTCGCGGGCCGCAGGCTCCGTGAGACCCACAAAGCTGATCTCTGGGTGGGTGAACGTCGCTGCTGGGACGCTTCGGTAGTCCACCTGGCGCGGACGGCCACAAATGGTTTCCACCACAGCGATGCCCTGGGCGGATGCCGCGTGGGCCAGCATCATCTTGCCGGTCGCGTCCCCGATCGCCCACACGTTCGGCACCGCTTGATCATTCGCCAAAACGGCCATCGAGTCGTCCACCGGAATAAATCCGCGGCGATCGGTTTCCACGGCGATCGTCTCTAGCCCCAGGTCCTTCGTTGCCGGAATGCGGCCCGTAGCCACTAGGCAGGCGTCCACTTCCAGCACTTCCACCAGTTCCTTCGTCTTCGGATCGGCCAGCTCGATCACTACCGGCGAACCAGGAATCACCTTCCGCGCAATCAGCCCAACCTTGGTCTCGATATCGCGCGTCGCGATCAAGATCCGCTGAGCCAGCTTGGCCATGTCTGGATCAAAGCCCGGCATCAGCTGATCGAGGGCCTCGATCATC
This genomic stretch from Geitlerinema sp. PCC 7407 harbors:
- the lpdA gene encoding dihydrolipoyl dehydrogenase; this encodes MSQSFDYDLIIIGAGVGGHGAALHAVSCGLKTAIIEAAEMGGTCVNRGCIPSKALLAASGRVRELRDTHHLKALGIQVGNVVFDRQAIADHAINLVTKIRGDLTNSLKRLGVDTIQGWGRVSGAQQVTVTTESGDKTYSAKDIIIAVGSIPFVPPGIEVDHKTVFTSDEGIKLETVPPWVAIIGSGYIGLEFSDVYTALGAEVTMIEALDQLMPGFDPDMAKLAQRILIATRDIETKVGLIARKVIPGSPVVIELADPKTKELVEVLEVDACLVATGRIPATKDLGLETIAVETDRRGFIPVDDSMAVLANDQAVPNVWAIGDATGKMMLAHAASAQGIAVVETICGRPRQVDYRSVPAATFTHPEISFVGLTEPAARELGSAEGFEVNVVRSHFKGNSKAIAEGEAEGMAKVIYRQDTGEVLGVHIIGPHAADLIHEAANAIAQRQSVSDLAFLVHTHPTLSEVLDEAYKRALPTLQAV